ATATCGGTAACACCAGAAACCAGATAAACCTGATTGACTGTGATGCCCGTTATCATGAAACAGTCCTGAGCAAATCCAGAATGGACTTGAGCTGATTCAGGTTCGTATCAGAATTGATTTCCAAACTGAAACCATTGGTATGGCTTACTTTAATTGCATTGCTTGTGGGGGAATTGGCCAGTAAATTAATGGGAATGAGTTGATTGTTGGTGTTGACCTGTTTTGATGAGCTAACATAACCCAACTTCTTTCGATAATAGCTAAAAATATGAGAGGGTATCTTATGTTGTTGACAATAAACTGCCTGGCTTAAGTTACTGGCTTGGCAGGCCTCTATGTGTTGCTTCATCGAAGCATCTTTTGAATGGTTGCTCATTTGTATCTCCAAATTACGAATTGAAGATCATAGTTTGAGCTAACTGAAGCTTATTGTGAACGTGGGTTTTAATTGACGTTTACCTTTGGTTTGTCTTCCATGTCATTTTCACAATCTTCTAATAACTGTTTTGTGATCCCCTTATTAGGCACCAGTACATATAAATCTTTTTTGATTGAGACATAACATTCCTGTATATCTCCAGCCCCCTTAACTAAAGGATATAGAAAATCAGGTTCTATCCAAAACTTTCTTGCTGGTTTTACTTTTTCATTTCTTCCAAAGTCAGG
This genomic window from sulfur-oxidizing endosymbiont of Gigantopelta aegis contains:
- the tnpA gene encoding IS66 family insertion sequence element accessory protein TnpA, whose product is MSNHSKDASMKQHIEACQASNLSQAVYCQQHKIPSHIFSYYRKKLGYVSSSKQVNTNNQLIPINLLANSPTSNAIKVSHTNGFSLEINSDTNLNQLKSILDLLRTVS